Proteins encoded within one genomic window of Bradyrhizobium sp. AZCC 1719:
- a CDS encoding invasion associated locus B family protein yields the protein MMSRSAASLIWLASILLAAMVDEAVAQQPVSSPRPVQTPTVQQPTPPAMTLPNGASSINETYGDWTVDCRIANNQKQCLLSHAQGNNQTGQRIFAIELRPPSEGKTEGAILMPFGLNLDSGAILKLDDKDLGKGLRFSTCVPQGCLLPVSFPAAATDAMRKAGKLVVASLNLSSGDAVTFNVSLNGFGTALDRMTQLASR from the coding sequence ATGATGTCTCGCAGCGCCGCTTCGCTGATCTGGCTTGCCTCAATCCTCCTGGCTGCGATGGTGGATGAGGCTGTTGCGCAGCAGCCGGTATCCTCGCCGCGTCCGGTACAGACGCCGACAGTGCAACAGCCGACGCCGCCTGCGATGACACTGCCAAACGGCGCGTCGTCGATCAACGAGACTTATGGCGACTGGACCGTGGATTGCCGCATCGCCAACAACCAGAAGCAATGCTTGCTGTCCCACGCCCAGGGCAACAACCAGACCGGACAACGCATCTTTGCGATCGAGCTGCGCCCGCCCAGCGAAGGCAAGACCGAAGGCGCCATCCTGATGCCGTTCGGGCTCAATCTCGACAGCGGAGCGATTCTCAAGCTCGACGACAAGGACCTCGGCAAAGGATTGCGATTTTCTACCTGCGTGCCGCAGGGCTGCCTCTTGCCGGTTAGCTTCCCAGCAGCGGCGACCGACGCCATGCGCAAGGCGGGAAAACTTGTCGTCGCATCCCTCAATCTGTCCAGCGGTGACGCCGTTACCTTCAATGTGTCATTGAACGGCTTCGGCACAGCACTCGATCGAATGACCCAACTCGCGAGCCGGTAA
- a CDS encoding MFS transporter: MSEAVSSPQASPSVRLGLKENWPQFALLVLINAFVGGMVGIERTVVPLIGAEEFRIGSTTLVVSFIVSFGVVKACANLVSGQLADIWGRKRVLILGWLVGLPVPFMIIWAPSWEWVIAANALLGINQGFAWSMTVIMKIDLVGPKSRGLAVGLNEFAGYLAVGVTAFLTGYIASEYGLRPAPIYLGVVYAILGAALSILLVRDTRDHVRLETAGHARQAAPIRFREIFLLTSFKDRNLFAASQAGLVNNLNDGMSWGIFPLFFVSFGLTVERIGILKAVYPATWGILQIATGPLSDRWGRKGLIAGGMWIQAAALLLTAATSRFEWWLVASLLLGLGTAMVYPSLIAAVSDASHPSWRARSLSVYRFWRDLGYAIGALSAGIIADQFGLAAAIISIAALTFVSGVVVAVFMREGATGAGPATTTAAVTK, translated from the coding sequence ATGAGCGAAGCTGTATCGAGTCCACAAGCTTCCCCATCAGTCAGGCTCGGCCTGAAGGAGAACTGGCCGCAATTCGCTTTGCTTGTCCTGATCAACGCCTTCGTCGGCGGGATGGTCGGAATCGAGCGAACCGTCGTGCCGCTGATCGGCGCCGAGGAGTTCAGAATCGGCTCGACGACGCTTGTCGTCTCTTTCATCGTCAGCTTCGGAGTAGTGAAGGCCTGCGCCAACCTGGTTTCCGGCCAGCTTGCCGACATCTGGGGGCGCAAGCGCGTTCTCATTCTGGGCTGGCTCGTTGGGCTACCGGTGCCGTTCATGATCATCTGGGCACCAAGCTGGGAGTGGGTGATTGCCGCCAATGCCCTGCTCGGCATCAACCAGGGCTTTGCCTGGTCGATGACGGTCATCATGAAGATCGATCTTGTCGGACCGAAGTCGCGCGGACTGGCCGTCGGCCTGAACGAGTTCGCTGGCTACCTCGCCGTTGGCGTCACCGCGTTCCTCACCGGCTATATTGCGTCGGAATACGGGCTGCGTCCGGCGCCGATTTATCTCGGCGTTGTCTATGCGATCCTGGGCGCCGCGCTCTCGATCCTTCTGGTGCGCGACACCCGCGATCACGTTCGGCTCGAGACCGCGGGCCATGCGCGGCAGGCAGCTCCGATCCGTTTCAGGGAGATTTTCCTCCTCACCTCTTTCAAAGATCGCAACCTGTTCGCGGCTTCGCAGGCCGGACTCGTCAACAACCTCAATGACGGCATGAGCTGGGGAATCTTCCCGCTGTTCTTTGTGTCGTTCGGACTGACGGTCGAGCGCATCGGCATCCTGAAGGCAGTCTATCCAGCCACCTGGGGCATCCTGCAGATCGCAACCGGCCCGCTGTCAGACCGCTGGGGCCGCAAGGGCCTGATCGCGGGAGGCATGTGGATTCAGGCCGCGGCCCTGTTACTGACTGCCGCCACCAGTCGTTTCGAGTGGTGGCTCGTCGCGAGCCTCCTGCTCGGTCTCGGCACAGCCATGGTCTATCCGAGCCTGATCGCCGCGGTCTCCGACGCATCGCATCCGAGCTGGCGCGCCCGCTCGCTCAGCGTTTACCGGTTCTGGCGCGATCTCGGCTACGCGATCGGCGCGCTGTCGGCCGGCATCATCGCCGACCAATTCGGGCTTGCAGCGGCGATCATCTCGATCGCGGCGCTGACGTTCGTTTCTGGCGTCGTCGTTGCGGTGTTCATGCGCGAAGGCGCGACCGGCGCTGGACCTGCCACCACCACCGCGGCGGTCACGAAATGA
- a CDS encoding ArsR/SmtB family transcription factor encodes MSSTGPKQAIYENLAEVAQALGHAHRLELLEHLGQGVRTVEELSDRAHLTFANTSRHLQILRRARLVETERRGKYILYRLAGDTEVVALIKALGRVGERNVAEIGRVVTDYFQARDALEPVSRDNLVARLRDDLVTVLDVRPEDEFALGHLPGALNIPLAELERRLDELPKSREVIAYCRGPYCVLSFEAVAALRTRGYRVRRLEDGYPEWKAAGLPVESLA; translated from the coding sequence GTGTCAAGCACCGGACCTAAACAGGCGATCTACGAGAACCTCGCCGAAGTGGCGCAGGCGCTGGGTCACGCTCACCGGCTTGAACTCCTGGAGCACCTCGGCCAAGGCGTGCGGACCGTCGAGGAGCTATCCGATCGGGCGCATCTGACGTTTGCCAATACCTCGCGCCACCTGCAGATCCTTAGGCGGGCACGCCTCGTCGAAACGGAGCGTCGCGGCAAATACATTCTCTATCGCTTGGCTGGTGATACCGAAGTGGTCGCACTGATCAAAGCTCTCGGGCGTGTCGGCGAGCGAAATGTTGCCGAGATCGGCCGAGTCGTGACTGATTATTTTCAGGCGCGAGATGCGCTCGAACCAGTATCCCGCGATAACCTGGTCGCCAGATTGCGCGACGATCTGGTCACAGTGCTCGATGTGAGACCTGAAGACGAGTTTGCGCTGGGCCATCTTCCGGGGGCTCTCAATATTCCTCTCGCCGAACTGGAACGGCGCTTGGATGAACTTCCCAAAAGCCGAGAGGTGATTGCCTACTGCCGGGGACCCTATTGCGTCCTTTCGTTTGAAGCTGTGGCAGCGCTCAGAACCCGCGGCTACCGCGTCCGCCGGCTCGAAGATGGCTACCCCGAGTGGAAGGCCGCTGGTCTACCGGTCGAATCTCTCGCCTGA
- the exbD gene encoding TonB system transport protein ExbD, whose translation MAVTLKDPQDGDLTEVSDINVTPFIDVMLVLLIIFMVAAPLSTVDVAVDLPVSNALQQPRPDKPIFLTVKSDLTLALGNEDVPRSVLQATLDRQTNNDREQRIFLRADGVVAYRELMNVMNLLRQAGYLKIALVGLEDIGQVTAAGGLPASPPPTGGPPQR comes from the coding sequence ATGGCCGTTACCCTCAAAGATCCGCAGGACGGCGACCTCACGGAGGTTAGCGACATTAACGTCACGCCGTTTATCGACGTGATGCTCGTGCTGCTCATCATCTTCATGGTGGCAGCGCCTTTGTCCACGGTGGACGTGGCTGTCGATTTGCCAGTATCGAATGCGCTGCAGCAACCGCGGCCGGACAAGCCGATTTTCCTGACCGTGAAGTCGGACCTCACACTGGCACTCGGGAATGAGGACGTTCCGCGCAGCGTGCTGCAGGCCACGCTCGATCGGCAAACGAATAACGACCGCGAGCAGCGAATTTTCCTGCGCGCCGATGGCGTCGTAGCCTATCGCGAACTGATGAACGTGATGAACCTGCTGCGCCAAGCTGGTTACCTGAAGATCGCGCTGGTCGGATTGGAAGACATCGGGCAGGTCACGGCTGCCGGCGGCTTGCCGGCGTCTCCGCCACCAACCGGAGGGCCGCCGCAGCGATGA
- a CDS encoding MBL fold metallo-hydrolase: MILRQFLHRDPVGISYLFGCGGKATAAVVDPVGDIQPYLQAAENAGMKINFVIDTHVHADHISAGRALAEAADAPYVLSAEAGVAFPFKGVREGEILPLGNVTAKALHTPGHTPEHICILVTDHTRGEEPWFVLSGHTLMVGDLGRTELATSAEEGAKQLFRSARRLKELPDDVEVLAGAYAGSVCGRRLSGKPWSTIGFEKRHNQAFMIADEAEFIRFMVSEIPPAPPEAATIRAVNSGVAAEAA; this comes from the coding sequence ATGATCCTGCGTCAATTCTTGCATCGTGATCCGGTCGGCATCTCGTACCTCTTCGGCTGCGGCGGCAAGGCAACGGCGGCCGTGGTTGACCCCGTTGGCGATATCCAACCCTACCTCCAAGCCGCAGAAAATGCCGGCATGAAAATCAACTTCGTGATCGACACGCACGTTCACGCGGACCATATCTCCGCCGGGCGGGCGCTCGCGGAGGCGGCCGACGCCCCGTATGTGCTCTCGGCCGAGGCGGGCGTCGCGTTTCCGTTCAAAGGCGTGCGCGAAGGAGAAATCCTTCCTCTCGGCAACGTCACTGCAAAAGCTCTGCACACACCCGGCCACACGCCCGAGCACATCTGCATTCTCGTGACCGACCACACCCGAGGCGAAGAGCCCTGGTTCGTCCTGAGCGGCCACACGCTGATGGTCGGCGATCTCGGCCGCACCGAGCTTGCGACGAGCGCCGAAGAAGGCGCGAAGCAATTGTTCCGTAGTGCACGTCGGCTGAAGGAGCTTCCAGATGACGTCGAGGTGCTCGCGGGCGCCTATGCCGGCTCAGTCTGCGGCCGGCGGCTCAGCGGCAAGCCATGGTCGACCATCGGCTTCGAGAAACGGCACAATCAGGCGTTCATGATCGCGGATGAAGCCGAGTTCATTCGCTTCATGGTGTCGGAGATTCCGCCGGCACCGCCGGAGGCCGCGACGATCAGGGCCGTCAATTCGGGCGTCGCGGCTGAAGCTGCGTGA
- the exbB gene encoding tonB-system energizer ExbB — MPIRKIARVVLASLLMFASVSGPLRAQEQQPQQQPAAAPQPPAVSAPPAPTADPAPAPPVSAAPGEPLSGVPAADPLTELPAATPPATTAPATLPHDLSPWGMFMQADIIVKAVMIGLAFASLVTWTVWLGKGLELAGAKRKARSATRKLQRADSLAEATIAIEAGWTRSGPVADLVQAAARELRRSPDLSAEGVKERLAIALSRIEASGGRNMARGTGLLATIGATAPFVGLFGTVWGIMNSFIGISQSKTTNLAVVAPGIAEALLATAIGLVAAIPAVIIYNVFARAIAGYRALLSDASGEILQHLSRDLERRERDYAGPQASASPDYHTAIRDRAAVDRPPRTALRSAE, encoded by the coding sequence ATGCCGATCCGAAAGATCGCGCGCGTCGTGCTCGCGTCGCTGCTTATGTTTGCAAGCGTGTCCGGCCCCCTGCGCGCGCAGGAGCAACAACCGCAACAGCAACCCGCTGCGGCGCCTCAGCCACCGGCGGTATCTGCGCCACCTGCGCCGACCGCTGATCCAGCACCCGCTCCGCCTGTATCGGCCGCACCGGGCGAACCTCTCTCCGGAGTGCCTGCGGCCGATCCGTTGACAGAACTGCCGGCCGCCACACCGCCGGCGACGACCGCGCCCGCGACACTGCCGCACGACTTGTCGCCGTGGGGCATGTTCATGCAGGCCGACATCATCGTGAAGGCGGTGATGATCGGTCTGGCCTTCGCCTCGCTAGTGACGTGGACGGTGTGGCTCGGCAAAGGGCTCGAACTTGCAGGCGCCAAGCGCAAGGCGAGAAGCGCGACGCGCAAACTGCAGCGCGCCGACAGCCTTGCCGAGGCGACAATCGCGATCGAGGCAGGGTGGACGCGAAGCGGTCCGGTTGCGGATCTCGTACAGGCCGCCGCGCGAGAACTGAGACGCTCGCCCGACCTGTCAGCGGAAGGCGTGAAGGAGCGTCTCGCCATCGCTCTGTCGCGGATCGAAGCCAGCGGCGGCCGCAACATGGCGCGCGGCACCGGCCTCCTGGCGACGATCGGTGCGACCGCTCCCTTCGTCGGCCTGTTTGGCACCGTGTGGGGAATTATGAATTCCTTCATCGGCATTTCGCAGTCGAAGACCACGAATCTTGCTGTGGTGGCGCCTGGCATCGCTGAGGCGCTACTCGCGACCGCGATCGGTCTGGTCGCCGCGATCCCGGCCGTCATCATCTACAACGTGTTCGCGCGTGCGATTGCTGGATACCGCGCGCTGCTCTCCGACGCCTCCGGCGAAATCCTCCAGCATCTCTCGCGCGACCTGGAACGACGCGAGAGGGACTACGCCGGTCCTCAAGCCTCTGCGTCCCCGGATTACCACACGGCCATACGTGATCGTGCTGCCGTCGATCGCCCGCCGCGCACCGCGCTTCGTTCCGCGGAGTGA
- a CDS encoding energy transducer TonB family protein yields the protein MIDWRDPDGRPDRNITALSVIRWTAAAIVVAAAHGGGAWLALNWKPAMAVGEPPPAVMIELAPLAVSPEAPQQDVAPGPQMTEAQTEPTPEEPEKPVEKPEEVQEPVPQDVVEKPIEKLPEKENAEAVLTPPSPEPPKPEPVKKPPPKVKTVEKKKPIDPKNIRAPQTTAPPTSQAQRSDRAAASHASASFDPSMSPASWRGALMAHLNRHKRPAAAAGTVVIMVAFTIDRSGRVLSSRLVRSSGDSALDAEAVSLPRRASPVPAPPPNVGGGSVTLAVPIRFKR from the coding sequence ATGATCGACTGGCGCGATCCCGACGGCCGGCCCGACCGCAACATCACCGCGCTCTCCGTGATACGATGGACCGCTGCGGCGATCGTTGTCGCGGCCGCGCATGGCGGCGGGGCGTGGCTCGCACTCAATTGGAAGCCCGCAATGGCCGTGGGCGAGCCACCGCCCGCCGTGATGATCGAACTGGCACCATTGGCGGTCTCGCCTGAAGCGCCGCAGCAGGACGTGGCCCCCGGGCCGCAGATGACGGAGGCGCAAACCGAGCCTACGCCTGAAGAGCCTGAGAAACCCGTCGAAAAGCCTGAAGAGGTGCAGGAGCCTGTCCCGCAGGACGTGGTCGAGAAGCCGATCGAGAAGCTGCCCGAGAAAGAAAATGCGGAGGCGGTACTTACCCCGCCGTCACCGGAGCCGCCAAAACCCGAACCCGTCAAGAAGCCGCCGCCCAAGGTGAAGACAGTCGAAAAGAAGAAGCCGATAGATCCGAAGAATATCCGCGCGCCACAGACCACCGCGCCGCCGACATCGCAAGCTCAACGCTCAGATCGCGCGGCGGCGTCACATGCCAGTGCGTCATTTGATCCATCGATGTCACCTGCGTCTTGGCGCGGTGCGCTGATGGCGCATCTCAATCGCCACAAGCGTCCGGCGGCCGCGGCCGGCACCGTCGTCATAATGGTTGCCTTCACCATCGATCGCTCGGGCCGGGTGCTTTCGTCACGGCTGGTTCGATCATCCGGCGATTCCGCGCTTGATGCGGAGGCGGTCTCGTTGCCGCGCCGCGCCAGCCCGGTGCCCGCACCGCCTCCCAATGTCGGCGGCGGCTCCGTCACGCTCGCCGTTCCCATCAGGTTCAAGCGATGA
- a CDS encoding TonB-dependent receptor, whose translation MVTTAIVGSVVVVEGTAFAQSAAQASFNVPAGPLSRALTTFGRQAGLQVTYLTSIAAGKDSPGVSGPLSREQALARILQGTGLTYSFTNATTVAISQPNAAGSAGALPPGAIPLDTIEVQGANPNSTMTPMPAYAGGQVATGGQVGMLGNRSVMNTPFSLTSYTNKLIEDQQARTVQDVLSNDPSVVATTPNGTRHDYQVIRGFGGYSTDGTRTLNGLAGMAPMFFPSSDYIERVEILKGPSALLNGMSLSAAAVTGALGGSVNLVTKRAPDEPITQLTTRYVSNSQFGTHLDVGRRFGASKEFGIRFNGSIDGGHTPIDKQRSELGTGALNLDYTGERVRLSADLAHQTQELDPSGVYVNARNIAGSATSFPGAPDSKVPLVPWSEYRTNSTMGMIRGEVDLLEDVTAYAAVGKQHAEARLNGFEKVRLLDGAGRYSIAPEQQRYSWDSLSTQGGIRAKANTGPVDHALSLNLSRSDLTFKRAESEGSTSIIGSIYNPVFPFISPAPDPGAPKKNFDLTVSSIGVADTLSVFNERIQLTAGIRYQEVGIKNFVTATGLLSSEYNANAWTPAYALVVKPWENVSLYANYIEDLRSGTIVSTAYANSGQILPPYISKQQEAGVKVDWGRVTTTAAVFQIAKAASIAIDDPAGGKPTLSQNGEERVRGIEFNAYGELMPGVRLLGGLTLLDPRLVKTDRGILDGKRNDTAPNVRAVIGAEWDTPFVEGLTLTGRLTHTGDTVVFTSSGVTIPSWTTVDLGARYTFNSPWNEKPITVRFNVDNVFDKNYWAGTYAAGFVYQGQPRTFRLSTTFNF comes from the coding sequence ATGGTGACGACGGCGATCGTCGGCAGTGTCGTCGTGGTCGAGGGCACCGCCTTCGCGCAGAGCGCAGCGCAGGCATCGTTTAATGTCCCCGCTGGCCCGCTCAGTCGCGCGCTGACGACCTTCGGCCGACAGGCTGGCTTGCAAGTCACCTATCTCACGAGCATTGCGGCCGGCAAGGACTCGCCAGGTGTGTCCGGGCCGCTGTCGCGCGAGCAGGCGCTCGCGCGAATCCTGCAAGGTACTGGGCTTACCTACAGTTTCACCAACGCGACCACGGTCGCGATCTCTCAGCCGAACGCGGCCGGTAGTGCTGGTGCGCTGCCACCAGGTGCCATCCCTCTCGATACGATCGAGGTGCAGGGCGCCAATCCGAATTCGACGATGACGCCGATGCCCGCCTATGCGGGCGGACAGGTCGCGACCGGCGGGCAGGTCGGAATGCTCGGCAACCGCAGCGTGATGAACACCCCCTTCAGCCTCACTAGTTACACGAACAAGCTCATCGAAGATCAGCAGGCGCGGACTGTTCAGGATGTATTGAGCAATGATCCCTCTGTTGTAGCGACCACTCCGAATGGTACCCGCCACGACTACCAAGTTATCCGGGGATTTGGGGGGTACTCAACCGACGGCACCCGCACCCTAAATGGTTTGGCGGGTATGGCGCCCATGTTTTTCCCGTCGTCCGATTACATTGAACGCGTGGAGATTCTGAAAGGCCCAAGCGCTCTCCTGAACGGTATGTCGCTTTCGGCCGCAGCGGTTACCGGCGCTCTCGGCGGCTCGGTCAATCTAGTCACGAAGCGCGCACCGGATGAACCGATCACGCAGCTAACTACACGCTATGTGTCGAACTCCCAATTTGGTACACATCTTGACGTCGGCCGTCGGTTCGGAGCAAGCAAAGAGTTCGGGATCCGATTCAACGGATCTATCGACGGCGGTCATACGCCAATTGATAAGCAACGCTCGGAACTCGGTACCGGTGCGCTCAATCTCGACTACACCGGCGAACGTGTCCGCCTGTCAGCAGACCTTGCACATCAAACGCAGGAACTGGATCCGAGCGGGGTATACGTCAACGCTCGGAATATCGCCGGTTCTGCAACATCCTTCCCTGGCGCACCAGATTCGAAAGTGCCTCTCGTTCCTTGGTCGGAATATAGAACCAACTCGACCATGGGAATGATACGAGGCGAAGTCGATTTACTTGAGGACGTCACAGCTTATGCCGCCGTCGGTAAGCAGCATGCAGAAGCCCGCTTGAATGGCTTCGAGAAGGTCAGGCTGCTTGACGGCGCCGGCCGATACAGTATCGCTCCAGAGCAACAACGCTATTCGTGGGACAGTCTGTCTACGCAAGGCGGCATTCGGGCTAAAGCGAATACTGGCCCAGTGGATCACGCTCTGAGCCTTAATCTGTCTCGGTCAGATCTTACGTTTAAAAGGGCAGAGTCCGAAGGATCCACTTCTATAATAGGTTCAATTTATAATCCTGTATTTCCGTTCATTTCTCCTGCTCCTGATCCCGGCGCTCCCAAGAAGAACTTCGATTTGACGGTGTCCAGCATCGGCGTCGCAGACACCTTGTCTGTGTTCAACGAGCGTATCCAACTTACGGCCGGGATTCGATATCAGGAAGTAGGCATCAAAAACTTCGTTACTGCAACCGGACTGCTAAGCTCGGAATACAACGCTAATGCTTGGACTCCTGCATATGCGCTGGTCGTTAAGCCGTGGGAAAACGTTTCGCTCTATGCCAACTATATCGAGGATTTGAGATCAGGAACTATCGTCAGCACGGCGTACGCAAATTCTGGCCAGATACTCCCGCCGTACATCAGCAAGCAGCAGGAGGCCGGTGTCAAAGTCGATTGGGGTCGGGTCACGACGACGGCGGCTGTTTTCCAGATCGCCAAGGCCGCTTCGATTGCGATAGACGATCCGGCGGGCGGGAAACCAACATTGTCGCAGAACGGAGAAGAGCGCGTTCGTGGTATCGAATTTAACGCCTACGGCGAACTCATGCCCGGCGTTCGCCTGCTGGGCGGGCTCACCCTGCTTGACCCCCGCCTGGTCAAAACCGATCGCGGTATTCTCGACGGCAAGAGGAACGATACCGCTCCGAATGTCCGCGCAGTGATCGGAGCGGAATGGGACACGCCCTTCGTGGAAGGGCTGACGCTCACCGGGCGGCTAACCCATACTGGTGATACGGTTGTGTTTACCTCCTCCGGCGTCACCATTCCATCATGGACCACAGTGGACCTTGGCGCACGCTATACCTTCAATTCTCCGTGGAACGAGAAGCCGATCACTGTCCGCTTCAATGTCGATAATGTCTTCGACAAAAACTACTGGGCAGGTACTTATGCGGCTGGCTTCGTGTACCAAGGTCAGCCACGTACCTTTCGCCTCTCGACCACGTTCAATTTCTGA
- a CDS encoding PepSY-associated TM helix domain-containing protein, producing the protein MIRADIVKHYKTVHTWTGVTCGLALFIAFYAGALTMFQEPIARWASPPAVGVAAVSLDDAPRLLELVAAAHPEARRQGMTLHLRGHENEPARVTWEEDKPHQAGQPHEHTHWWATLKHDGTLLAKQEEPSELAEFINGVHMRVGIPQPWGSYLMGAVSLLYGVALIAGVIILLPSLVKDFLALRIGKNLKRMWQDAHNVVGIAAFPFHLVIAVTSTAWGFGGPLWSAQESVIFGGRQQAVMKRDFERWLPPKPTGDAGVMMPPAQLLQRLNAQVPDFEPKVMIFKNFGDKAAAVKFVGAERGYVGDTTFGGVMLSAVTGELVNDRARPSRQDPDRRASTTIFALHTGEYGGVTITWAYFFLGFSGAWLFYSGNLLWIETRRKKALKGGEVEQSRSTRLLGSATVGVCLGCVAGISLTIVAAKWLHGRVVDLNHWHELVYYAVFLGSVAWAFAWGAARSAVHLLWLCAAATMAIPLTTLIALLFPVLGMWAHSSAATIGVDVVASIGAFCFAWMAIATTRRIRSGPADSIWSIRRANGRTVSHEAAVMPAE; encoded by the coding sequence ATGATCCGCGCCGATATCGTCAAGCACTACAAGACCGTCCACACCTGGACCGGCGTTACTTGCGGCTTGGCGCTGTTCATTGCCTTCTATGCAGGCGCGCTCACGATGTTTCAGGAGCCCATAGCGCGCTGGGCGTCGCCGCCTGCCGTGGGTGTGGCAGCGGTTTCGTTGGACGACGCGCCCCGTCTCCTCGAATTGGTAGCCGCCGCCCACCCTGAAGCGCGCAGGCAAGGCATGACGCTGCATTTACGGGGACACGAGAACGAGCCCGCGCGCGTAACTTGGGAAGAAGACAAGCCTCACCAAGCGGGGCAGCCCCATGAGCATACCCACTGGTGGGCGACGCTTAAGCATGACGGCACGCTGCTGGCAAAGCAGGAGGAGCCGTCCGAACTGGCAGAGTTCATCAATGGCGTCCATATGCGCGTCGGGATTCCACAACCATGGGGATCGTACCTCATGGGGGCGGTCTCGCTGCTCTACGGCGTGGCGCTGATCGCCGGCGTGATCATTCTGCTGCCGTCGCTCGTAAAGGACTTCCTTGCGCTGCGTATCGGCAAGAACCTCAAACGCATGTGGCAGGACGCGCACAACGTCGTCGGGATTGCAGCATTCCCGTTTCACCTTGTGATTGCTGTTACCTCAACAGCTTGGGGGTTCGGCGGTCCGCTCTGGTCAGCGCAGGAGAGCGTGATCTTCGGCGGTAGGCAACAGGCTGTGATGAAACGCGATTTCGAGCGGTGGCTTCCACCTAAGCCGACCGGGGATGCGGGTGTGATGATGCCGCCCGCGCAGTTGCTCCAACGCCTGAACGCTCAGGTGCCGGATTTTGAGCCCAAAGTCATGATCTTCAAGAATTTCGGAGACAAAGCCGCTGCCGTGAAATTCGTCGGAGCCGAGCGCGGTTATGTCGGGGATACCACTTTTGGGGGCGTCATGCTGAGCGCCGTCACCGGCGAATTGGTCAACGACCGCGCGCGTCCATCGCGTCAGGATCCGGACCGGCGAGCCTCGACAACGATCTTCGCCCTACACACCGGGGAATATGGTGGGGTGACGATTACTTGGGCCTATTTCTTCCTCGGATTTTCCGGGGCATGGCTGTTCTATTCGGGCAACCTGCTGTGGATCGAGACGCGGCGGAAGAAGGCGCTCAAGGGCGGCGAGGTCGAGCAGTCGCGCTCGACGCGCCTTTTGGGCAGCGCGACCGTAGGTGTTTGCCTCGGCTGCGTCGCGGGCATCTCGCTCACCATCGTTGCCGCCAAATGGCTGCATGGTCGCGTAGTCGATCTCAATCATTGGCATGAGCTTGTTTATTACGCGGTGTTCCTCGGTTCGGTTGCATGGGCCTTCGCATGGGGCGCGGCGCGCTCCGCCGTGCATCTGCTATGGCTCTGCGCTGCCGCCACGATGGCGATCCCACTGACCACGCTCATCGCGCTGCTGTTCCCGGTGCTGGGCATGTGGGCGCATAGCAGTGCGGCAACCATTGGCGTCGATGTTGTCGCTTCTATCGGCGCGTTCTGCTTCGCCTGGATGGCGATCGCCACCACACGCCGGATCAGGAGCGGTCCCGCCGACAGCATCTGGTCCATCCGCAGGGCCAATGGCCGCACGGTGTCGCATGAGGCTGCCGTGATGCCGGCGGAATGA
- a CDS encoding nucleoside phosphorylase translates to MDKKIDRADSAWPIVDGKDHRAPSVFRPEALLREARRQRGLPLVAVPEICVLDPDGDVVRHLKRTGTGRIHEGWACYHTELLAFDIAGIGEAGIVGCAVGAPFAVLVAEQLFASGCRLLISVTSAGQITPIGPTPYFVLIDRALRDEGTSYHYLPGSTFADAPDAPLLARVEQDGRALPSIALHRGATWTTDAPYRETKSAIARARQLGALAVEMEAAALYAFSTTSGHSVVCFAHVTNAMAQTEGDFEKGEADGAEATLAVVAATARAWRS, encoded by the coding sequence ATGGACAAGAAAATTGATCGCGCAGACAGCGCTTGGCCGATCGTTGACGGGAAGGACCACAGGGCGCCCTCAGTGTTCCGACCGGAAGCCCTCTTGAGGGAGGCGCGCAGGCAGAGGGGGTTGCCACTCGTCGCCGTCCCCGAAATCTGCGTGCTCGATCCCGACGGCGATGTCGTCCGCCACCTCAAACGGACGGGCACGGGCCGCATCCATGAAGGATGGGCCTGCTATCACACCGAACTTCTCGCCTTCGATATCGCCGGCATCGGCGAAGCTGGCATCGTCGGCTGCGCCGTCGGCGCGCCCTTTGCCGTGCTGGTCGCCGAGCAGCTTTTCGCATCCGGTTGCCGGCTGCTCATCAGCGTGACGTCCGCTGGCCAGATTACTCCGATCGGACCCACGCCGTACTTCGTGCTCATCGATCGCGCGCTCCGCGACGAAGGAACGAGCTATCACTATCTGCCGGGCTCCACGTTCGCCGATGCGCCCGATGCGCCGCTTCTCGCTCGCGTGGAACAGGACGGACGCGCCCTGCCAAGCATCGCGCTACATCGAGGCGCGACATGGACGACGGATGCTCCCTATCGCGAGACCAAGTCGGCGATCGCACGGGCACGCCAGTTGGGCGCGCTGGCCGTCGAAATGGAAGCCGCAGCCCTGTATGCCTTCAGTACGACGAGTGGTCATTCGGTGGTCTGTTTCGCCCATGTGACCAACGCCATGGCGCAGACAGAGGGAGATTTCGAGAAGGGCGAAGCCGACGGCGCAGAGGCGACGCTGGCCGTCGTCGCTGCCACGGCTCGCGCCTGGCGCAGTTAG